A portion of the Rhodanobacter sp. AS-Z3 genome contains these proteins:
- a CDS encoding phosphotransferase family protein produces MSTAVDQPRAVREEDALDLQRVDNFLRQHIAGLEGTPTLAQFPGGASNLTYLISYGERELVLRRPPPGAKAKSAHDMLREAQVMAALKPHYSYVPAILATCDDNSVIGHDFYVMERLRGSILRRDLPTELGLDVEGVRKLCQGFVDRLIELHRVDATSPELQHLGKGDGYIARQVAGWSDRWQKAATDDTDACTDVVAWLMAKQPLQDNASCVIHNDYRFDNVVLDPEHPLNIIGVLDWEMATIGDPLMDLGGSLAYWVQADDDATFQSFRRQPTHVAGMLTRREVIDYYGEHSGLHVENFDFYEAFGLFRLMVIIQQIYRRYVLGQTSNPQFAGFGQAARYMAGRCRRIIAGSSL; encoded by the coding sequence ATGAGCACGGCCGTGGATCAGCCGCGTGCGGTGCGTGAGGAAGATGCGCTCGACCTGCAGCGCGTCGACAACTTCCTGCGACAGCACATCGCCGGCCTGGAAGGCACACCCACGCTCGCGCAGTTTCCCGGCGGCGCCTCCAACCTCACCTATCTGATCAGTTACGGCGAACGCGAACTGGTGCTGCGACGTCCACCGCCAGGCGCCAAGGCCAAATCTGCGCACGACATGTTGCGCGAGGCGCAGGTCATGGCTGCGCTGAAACCACACTACTCGTATGTGCCGGCTATTCTGGCAACGTGCGACGACAACTCGGTGATCGGCCATGACTTCTACGTGATGGAACGGCTGCGCGGCAGCATCCTGCGCCGCGATTTGCCGACCGAACTGGGTCTCGATGTGGAGGGTGTGCGCAAACTCTGCCAAGGCTTCGTCGACCGCTTGATCGAGCTGCACCGCGTGGACGCCACGTCGCCCGAACTGCAGCACCTCGGCAAGGGTGACGGCTATATCGCGCGGCAGGTCGCCGGCTGGAGCGACCGCTGGCAGAAGGCGGCCACCGACGACACCGACGCCTGTACTGATGTCGTCGCGTGGTTGATGGCGAAGCAACCTTTGCAGGACAACGCCAGCTGCGTGATCCACAACGACTACCGCTTCGATAATGTCGTACTCGACCCCGAGCATCCGCTGAACATCATCGGCGTGCTCGACTGGGAGATGGCCACCATCGGCGATCCACTGATGGACCTGGGCGGCTCGCTGGCCTACTGGGTACAGGCCGACGACGACGCCACCTTCCAGTCGTTCCGCCGCCAGCCCACGCATGTAGCCGGCATGCTGACGCGGCGCGAGGTGATCGATTATTACGGCGAGCACAGCGGCCTGCACGTGGAAAACTTCGACTTCTACGAAGCGTTCGGGTTGTTCCGGCTGATGGTGATCATCCAGCAGATCTACCGCCGCTACGTGCTGGGCCAGACCAGCAATCCACAGTTCGCCGGCTTCGGCCAGGCGGCCCGCTACATGGCTGGGCGCTGCCGCCGCATCATCGCCGGATCGAGCCTGTGA
- a CDS encoding acyl-CoA dehydrogenase family protein has translation MDFAASKRIQVWIERLDTFMRDEVIPAEPVYAAQLSGSSDHRQWRQPPVMESLKAKARAGGLWNLFLPDAEHGAGLSHVEYAALAEIMGHSFIAPEAFNCSAPDSGNMEVLHRYGTPEQKQRWLQPLLDGDIRSGFGMTEPEVASSDATNMQATASIEGDQVVLNGRKWWTTGAGHPHCRFVIFMGLSAPQAEPHRRHSMVICPLDAAGVKIERMLPVFHHLHEPSGHGEVSFTDVRLPLDNVILGAGRGFEIAQGRLGPGRVHHCMRAIGAAERALAMLCARARSRTAFGKPLAELGGNPDIIANLRMAIEQARLLTLKTAWTLDTHGTKAALSLISQIKVVVPAVAQQAADAAIQIHGGAGLSDDFPLTQLYAYARVLRLADGPDEVHRGVIARLEMKAQAAQEAAR, from the coding sequence GTGGACTTTGCCGCTTCGAAACGCATACAAGTTTGGATCGAGCGCCTCGACACCTTCATGCGCGACGAGGTCATCCCGGCCGAACCTGTCTACGCCGCGCAGCTCAGTGGCAGCAGTGATCATCGCCAATGGCGGCAGCCACCAGTGATGGAAAGCCTGAAGGCGAAAGCACGTGCCGGCGGGCTGTGGAATCTGTTCCTGCCCGATGCCGAACACGGTGCCGGCCTGAGCCACGTGGAGTACGCCGCGCTCGCCGAAATCATGGGCCACTCGTTCATCGCGCCCGAGGCATTCAACTGCAGCGCACCCGACAGCGGCAACATGGAAGTACTGCACCGCTATGGCACGCCGGAACAAAAGCAACGCTGGCTGCAACCGCTGCTGGACGGCGACATCCGCTCGGGCTTCGGCATGACCGAACCGGAGGTGGCGTCCTCCGACGCCACCAATATGCAGGCAACCGCAAGCATCGAAGGCGACCAGGTCGTGTTGAACGGTCGCAAGTGGTGGACCACCGGCGCCGGGCACCCGCATTGCCGCTTCGTGATCTTCATGGGGCTGAGCGCTCCGCAGGCGGAACCGCACCGTCGCCACAGCATGGTGATCTGCCCGCTCGATGCGGCCGGCGTGAAAATAGAACGCATGCTGCCGGTGTTTCATCATCTGCACGAACCCAGCGGGCACGGCGAGGTGAGCTTCACCGACGTGCGATTGCCGCTGGATAACGTGATTCTCGGTGCGGGCCGCGGCTTCGAAATCGCCCAAGGGCGACTCGGTCCCGGACGCGTGCATCACTGCATGCGCGCCATCGGGGCAGCCGAACGCGCACTGGCCATGCTTTGTGCGCGCGCGCGTTCACGCACCGCGTTCGGCAAGCCACTGGCCGAATTGGGCGGCAATCCAGACATCATCGCGAACCTGCGCATGGCGATCGAGCAGGCGCGTCTGCTGACCTTGAAAACCGCCTGGACGCTGGACACGCACGGCACCAAGGCGGCGCTCAGCCTGATCTCGCAGATCAAGGTGGTGGTGCCCGCGGTGGCTCAGCAGGCGGCCGATGCGGCGATCCAGATCCACGGCGGAGCCGGCCTGTCCGACGATTTCCCGCTGACCCAGTTGTATGCCTATGCCCGCGTGTTGCGCCTGGCCGATGGCCCGGACGAAGTGCATCGCGGCGTCATCGCGCGGCTGGAAATGAAAGCGCAAGCCGCACAGGAAGCCGCACGATGA
- a CDS encoding LysR family transcriptional regulator translates to MERADNRIDLNLFRVLEAIYSQGGVSAAARVLHLTQPAVTHALQRLRDQLGDPLFVRQGNRLLPTEKVRTMMPAVQLHLKGLHASAHAQPHFDPAQLDIELTVGFRDILESIALPSLLARIEQHAPQLRVVSRRVAADDVERELAAGTLDLVVDRPLRASAQISRQRLLDESLVVVMRADHPCARQLRRSDYMAARHVAVSALGEANALDLVLGQNGMFRQVQLVCQHYFSACQIAAATQMLLTVPRSYANHLAKLLPMAVQPLPIRLKAFPILAYWHASKDDDRVHSWFRRWVFEAISQAIAPVHRGLP, encoded by the coding sequence ATGGAACGCGCTGACAATCGTATCGACCTGAATCTGTTCCGCGTGCTCGAAGCTATCTATAGCCAAGGCGGCGTCAGCGCCGCGGCGCGGGTGCTGCACCTGACTCAGCCAGCCGTGACGCATGCGCTTCAGCGCTTGCGTGACCAGTTGGGTGATCCGCTGTTCGTGCGCCAGGGCAACCGGCTGCTGCCGACCGAGAAGGTGCGCACGATGATGCCGGCGGTGCAGCTGCACCTGAAGGGGCTGCACGCCAGCGCGCACGCGCAGCCGCATTTCGATCCGGCGCAACTGGATATCGAGTTGACCGTGGGCTTTCGCGACATCCTGGAATCGATTGCGTTACCGTCGTTGCTGGCGCGGATCGAGCAACATGCGCCGCAGTTGCGCGTGGTCAGTCGCCGCGTTGCCGCCGACGACGTGGAGCGCGAGTTGGCCGCAGGGACGCTGGATCTGGTAGTGGATCGGCCGCTGCGTGCCAGTGCACAGATTTCCCGCCAACGCCTGCTCGATGAATCACTGGTGGTGGTGATGCGGGCGGATCATCCATGCGCCAGGCAACTGCGACGGAGCGACTACATGGCTGCCCGGCACGTTGCCGTATCGGCGCTGGGCGAGGCCAATGCACTCGACCTCGTACTCGGCCAGAACGGCATGTTTCGGCAGGTGCAACTGGTCTGCCAGCACTATTTTTCCGCTTGCCAGATCGCAGCTGCCACGCAGATGCTGCTGACGGTGCCACGTTCGTATGCCAATCACCTGGCCAAGCTGCTACCGATGGCCGTGCAGCCGCTGCCGATCCGATTGAAGGCGTTTCCGATCCTCGCCTACTGGCATGCCTCGAAAGATGATGACCGTGTGCACAGCTGGTTCCGCCGCTGGGTGTTCGAGGCGATCAGTCAGGCCATCGCCCCGGTTCACCGAGGATTACCGTGA
- a CDS encoding alpha/beta hydrolase, translating into MPSQKTVSAPPASRRPLLATLLLLIGSSLLSGCQAVLFHSLNATIGKSDVVVQRDVMYDPAHELALDVFRPSDARNAPVVVFFFGGSWKSGKRQWYRWAGEALAKRGMVVVIPDYRLWPTVKLDGFMQDAAHAVAWTHAHASEYGGNPDDMFVMGHSAGAHIGALLATDAHWLNAVGMQPRQLAGFIGLAGPYDFLPLKDPDFIDMFGSTHEAQLQSQPVHFVDGDEPPMLLLQGTSDKTVWPRNTESLTRALRKENETVVVKLYPDIGHLAILFSISKPLRSKAPVIDDTMRFIHAHTRALSTALPVAANSR; encoded by the coding sequence ATGCCCTCGCAGAAAACCGTCAGCGCCCCACCTGCGTCCCGTCGCCCCCTGCTTGCCACGTTGTTGCTGCTGATCGGCAGCAGCCTGCTCAGCGGTTGCCAGGCGGTGCTGTTTCACAGTCTCAACGCGACCATCGGCAAGTCTGACGTGGTGGTGCAGCGCGACGTGATGTACGACCCGGCACACGAGCTGGCGCTGGATGTGTTTCGCCCCAGCGATGCGCGCAACGCGCCCGTGGTGGTGTTCTTCTTCGGTGGCAGCTGGAAGTCGGGCAAACGCCAGTGGTATCGCTGGGCTGGTGAGGCTTTGGCGAAGAGAGGCATGGTGGTGGTGATTCCCGACTATCGCCTGTGGCCGACGGTGAAGCTGGATGGGTTCATGCAGGATGCGGCTCACGCCGTGGCGTGGACGCATGCCCACGCCAGCGAATACGGTGGCAACCCGGATGACATGTTCGTAATGGGTCACTCGGCCGGCGCGCACATCGGCGCACTGTTGGCCACCGACGCACACTGGCTGAATGCCGTCGGCATGCAGCCGCGCCAGCTTGCCGGCTTCATCGGACTGGCCGGCCCCTACGATTTCCTGCCGCTGAAGGACCCCGACTTCATCGACATGTTCGGCAGCACGCACGAGGCTCAGTTGCAGTCGCAACCGGTGCATTTCGTCGATGGGGACGAACCGCCGATGTTGCTGCTGCAGGGAACCAGCGACAAGACCGTCTGGCCGCGCAACACCGAATCACTGACACGTGCGCTTCGCAAGGAAAACGAAACCGTGGTGGTCAAGCTCTATCCGGATATTGGCCACCTGGCAATCCTGTTCTCGATCTCGAAGCCGCTGCGCAGCAAGGCGCCGGTGATCGACGACACCATGCGCTTCATCCACGCGCATACGCGTGCGCTATCCACCGCGCTGCCCGTTGCGGCCAATTCACGGTAA
- a CDS encoding HD domain-containing phosphohydrolase: MADRVIHPLQLKVGDALPFNARDARGVLLLRQGQVITSLGQIERLVENVKSAESDGPVEIPRDRPLSKVSPLGLALEARRRLHALLSNPEPVDFTDEVRRIGSMLCKACSMNADVVLASILLCRDEPYSVRHAVNVAVSSYITGKAMHLDASTLTSIVSAALTMNIGMFDLQQQLVSLKGTLNDELRQQVEIHCEHGTGLLQEYGVNDPLWLEIVRDHHERPNGSGYPAHKSAASIAVPTQLVALGDIYCARVSGRMYRSAMAPNEALRRLFLDEGAVADEQYAALFIKTLGVYPPGTSVRLRNGSIGVVTHRGVSGQRPRVSSITTQDGLLVSTPIRRSVESEAHAVSEVVNLDELDLSISPAALWGGDALL; this comes from the coding sequence GTGGCAGATCGGGTAATCCATCCATTGCAGTTGAAGGTGGGCGACGCATTGCCATTCAATGCGCGCGATGCCAGAGGCGTGCTGTTGCTGCGACAGGGGCAGGTGATTACCAGTCTGGGTCAGATCGAAAGGCTGGTCGAAAACGTCAAGAGCGCCGAGTCCGATGGTCCGGTGGAAATACCCCGCGATCGACCGCTGTCCAAGGTATCGCCGTTAGGTCTGGCATTGGAGGCACGGCGTCGTTTGCACGCTTTGCTGTCGAACCCGGAGCCCGTCGACTTCACCGATGAGGTGCGGCGCATCGGCAGCATGTTGTGCAAGGCATGCAGCATGAATGCCGATGTGGTGCTGGCGTCGATCCTGTTGTGCCGCGACGAGCCTTACAGTGTGCGGCATGCGGTGAACGTGGCGGTCTCCAGCTACATCACCGGCAAGGCCATGCATCTGGATGCGTCGACATTGACCTCGATCGTGTCGGCAGCGTTGACCATGAACATCGGCATGTTCGACCTGCAGCAACAGCTGGTGTCATTGAAGGGAACGCTCAATGACGAATTGCGCCAACAGGTGGAGATCCACTGCGAGCACGGCACGGGCCTGCTGCAAGAGTACGGAGTAAACGATCCGCTGTGGCTTGAGATCGTGCGCGATCACCACGAGCGCCCCAATGGCAGTGGCTACCCGGCGCACAAGAGTGCCGCCAGCATCGCGGTTCCGACGCAACTGGTGGCCTTGGGTGACATTTATTGCGCGCGCGTTTCCGGTCGCATGTATCGCAGCGCAATGGCACCGAACGAGGCCTTGCGCAGGTTGTTCCTCGATGAAGGTGCGGTGGCGGACGAACAGTACGCGGCGCTGTTCATCAAGACCCTGGGTGTCTATCCGCCAGGGACCAGCGTGCGCTTGCGCAATGGCAGCATTGGCGTGGTGACCCATCGTGGTGTTTCGGGGCAGCGTCCACGGGTCTCTTCCATTACGACGCAGGATGGTCTGCTGGTCAGCACGCCGATCCGTCGCAGCGTGGAGTCCGAGGCGCACGCGGTGAGCGAGGTGGTCAACCTCGACGAACTGGATTTGAGCATCAGCCCGGCAGCGCTCTGGGGCGGCGACGCACTGCTCTAG
- a CDS encoding DUF4386 domain-containing protein produces the protein MTNESRLARWAGLVYLIVVVAGFFSQGYVPGKIAAPGNPEALLGNIVAHQTLFRAGIAAFLVEQVAFLAVPLLLFRLLGSVHRAAAVAMVAFAFAGVPMALVAVTHRLDALLLLTDAGGLPVDLAHAMARISMKSYANGILLASVFWGLWLLPFGYLVIRCGRLPRILGVLLMLGGAGYMVDIFGQLLVPGYAEMAFSNYVNLPAALGEVGIMLWLLVMGIGAGNAHRQSGNTL, from the coding sequence ATGACGAATGAAAGCAGGCTCGCCCGTTGGGCGGGGCTGGTCTACCTGATCGTGGTTGTGGCCGGCTTTTTCAGCCAGGGCTATGTGCCGGGAAAGATTGCTGCACCCGGCAATCCGGAAGCGTTGCTTGGCAATATCGTGGCGCACCAGACCCTGTTTCGCGCCGGGATTGCCGCTTTCCTTGTCGAACAGGTTGCGTTTCTTGCCGTGCCGCTGTTGCTGTTCAGACTGCTTGGCTCGGTCCATCGTGCAGCGGCAGTTGCCATGGTGGCCTTTGCCTTTGCCGGTGTGCCGATGGCGCTGGTCGCGGTGACGCACCGGCTGGATGCGCTGCTGCTGTTGACTGACGCCGGTGGCTTGCCCGTCGACCTCGCGCATGCGATGGCACGGATATCAATGAAGTCGTACGCCAACGGAATTCTGCTGGCCAGCGTGTTCTGGGGGCTTTGGTTGCTTCCGTTCGGCTATCTGGTGATTCGCTGCGGCAGGCTGCCGCGCATTCTGGGTGTGCTGCTGATGCTTGGCGGCGCGGGCTATATGGTGGACATCTTCGGTCAGCTATTGGTGCCCGGCTATGCCGAGATGGCGTTCTCGAATTACGTGAATCTGCCGGCTGCGTTGGGTGAGGTGGGTATCATGCTCTGGCTGCTGGTGATGGGCATTGGTGCCGGCAACGCGCACCGCCAGTCGGGGAACACCTTATGA
- a CDS encoding DUF6326 family protein produces the protein MKVAPLSDIKLHVRFKLSALWASLMFCYIYGDYFGLYVPGQLQGMLAGAGPVGPVSQGSLSGTALLLAVPGLMAFLSLVVSPRLCRWLNIALGLFYTAVMLVTMPGAWWFYITLGMIEVVLSLLIVAYAWRWPRGGPISD, from the coding sequence ATGAAGGTTGCGCCATTGAGTGACATCAAATTGCACGTGCGCTTCAAGCTTTCGGCGCTGTGGGCCTCATTGATGTTCTGCTACATCTACGGCGACTACTTTGGCCTTTACGTGCCGGGGCAGCTGCAAGGCATGCTGGCGGGCGCGGGGCCGGTCGGGCCCGTCAGCCAGGGTTCGCTGAGCGGTACGGCCTTGCTGCTGGCGGTGCCGGGGCTGATGGCGTTTCTGTCATTGGTGGTGTCGCCACGGCTGTGCCGCTGGCTGAATATTGCGCTGGGTTTGTTCTATACGGCGGTCATGCTGGTCACCATGCCCGGCGCCTGGTGGTTCTACATCACGCTGGGCATGATCGAGGTGGTGTTGTCGCTGCTGATCGTGGCTTATGCGTGGCGCTGGCCGAGGGGCGGCCCGATTTCCGACTAA
- a CDS encoding C13 family peptidase, with translation MRNALTLALVFAAGVLLSTWWSGQSATLHAVRSAVPAATSAPAQSGTDADAPIDNGDRWPDKAPTPEQVLYAQPRLMRQALDELGPRVPGKPNLYLLAFAGDGGEDVFRNEAEYAAQLFKQRFGASTHSLVLENNPASLTTHPLASWSNLDAALDGLNKAMQPDDILLLYVSSHGSEDHELLVDMDPLPLDQISASDLAGILALHPFKWKVVVINACYSGGFVPPLRGPGTLVLTAARSDRSSFGCGSDSDITYFGKAWLVDALNHSDNFVDAFHLASNDIASWEQQDKLTPSVPQIDIGSGIQNQLALWRKGITPGPPVPFQPTLPTPSKRMP, from the coding sequence ATGCGCAACGCACTGACCCTCGCACTCGTCTTTGCCGCCGGCGTGCTGCTGAGCACGTGGTGGTCGGGTCAATCGGCCACGCTGCACGCGGTCCGCAGCGCCGTTCCGGCCGCAACCAGTGCGCCAGCGCAGTCCGGCACGGATGCAGACGCCCCGATCGACAACGGTGATCGCTGGCCCGACAAGGCACCGACACCCGAACAGGTTCTTTATGCGCAACCACGGTTGATGCGCCAGGCGCTGGACGAACTTGGCCCGCGTGTTCCCGGTAAACCCAACCTCTACTTGCTGGCCTTCGCCGGCGACGGTGGCGAAGATGTCTTCCGCAATGAAGCCGAATACGCCGCGCAATTGTTCAAGCAGCGCTTCGGTGCCAGCACCCACAGCCTGGTGCTGGAGAACAACCCGGCCAGCCTGACCACGCACCCGCTGGCCAGCTGGAGCAATCTGGACGCTGCACTCGATGGACTGAACAAGGCCATGCAGCCGGATGACATCCTGCTGCTCTACGTCAGCAGCCACGGCAGCGAAGACCACGAGCTGCTGGTCGACATGGACCCACTGCCGCTGGACCAGATCAGCGCCAGCGATCTTGCCGGCATCCTCGCGCTGCATCCATTCAAGTGGAAAGTCGTGGTGATAAACGCCTGCTACTCCGGCGGCTTCGTGCCGCCACTGCGCGGGCCGGGCACCCTGGTGCTCACCGCTGCACGCAGCGACCGCAGTTCATTCGGCTGCGGCAGCGATTCGGACATCACCTACTTTGGCAAGGCGTGGCTGGTCGATGCACTGAACCACAGCGACAATTTCGTCGACGCCTTCCATCTGGCCAGCAACGACATCGCAAGTTGGGAGCAGCAGGACAAACTGACGCCGTCGGTACCGCAAATCGATATCGGCAGCGGCATCCAGAATCAGTTGGCGCTGTGGCGCAAGGGCATCACGCCCGGGCCACCCGTACCTTTCCAACCGACACTGCCGACGCCAAGCAAACGCATGCCTTAG
- the mtnC gene encoding acireductone synthase has protein sequence MIEIRAIVTDIEGTTSSIDFVRDVLFPYARKRLPAFIETHSDRPEVQHWLHEAAREEGLIEASRQDIIELLLNGIDLDRKSTSLKALQGMIWKDGYEAGDYRAHMYPEVAAKLRQWRADGLRLYVYSSGSVPAQKLFFRHSDAGDLSPLFAGYFDTETGPKREAESYRRIAEAIGEHPQHLLFLSDIVEELDAAQTAGFHTGWLVREPQPLPVSPRHPVHRDFDAITV, from the coding sequence ATGATCGAAATTCGCGCCATCGTCACCGACATCGAAGGCACCACCAGCTCGATCGATTTTGTCCGCGACGTGCTATTCCCTTACGCCCGCAAACGCCTGCCAGCCTTCATCGAAACCCACAGCGACCGGCCCGAGGTGCAGCACTGGCTGCATGAGGCCGCCCGCGAAGAGGGGCTGATCGAAGCCAGTCGCCAGGACATCATCGAACTGCTGTTGAACGGGATCGACCTGGATCGCAAGTCCACTTCGCTGAAGGCACTGCAGGGGATGATCTGGAAGGACGGCTACGAGGCGGGTGACTATCGCGCGCACATGTATCCGGAAGTGGCCGCGAAGCTGCGCCAGTGGCGGGCGGACGGGCTGCGGCTGTATGTCTATTCCTCCGGCTCGGTGCCAGCGCAAAAACTGTTTTTCCGGCATAGCGACGCCGGTGATCTGAGCCCGTTGTTCGCCGGCTACTTCGATACCGAAACCGGCCCCAAGCGTGAAGCCGAGTCCTACCGGCGTATCGCCGAGGCCATCGGCGAACATCCGCAGCACCTGTTGTTCCTGTCCGACATCGTGGAAGAGCTCGATGCCGCTCAGACTGCCGGTTTCCACACCGGCTGGCTGGTGCGCGAACCGCAGCCGCTGCCGGTGTCACCGCGTCATCCGGTCCATCGCGATTTCGACGCGATCACTGTGTAA
- a CDS encoding acireductone dioxygenase, with protein MSRLRIFDESRPQTPLAEFAEHATISAELGKRGVRFEQWAANQPVVPGASQDEVIAAYRADIDRLMGEAGYQAVDVISLTPDHPDRATLRQKFLSEHTHSEDEVRFFVAGSGQFTLHLGDKVYDILCEQGDLIGVPDGTRHWFDMGEAPYFVAIRLFTNKEGWVANFTGDEIAGQFPRMQSSKNA; from the coding sequence ATGAGCCGACTGCGCATCTTCGACGAAAGCCGTCCGCAAACTCCGCTGGCGGAGTTTGCGGAGCACGCCACGATCAGCGCCGAACTGGGCAAGCGAGGTGTGCGCTTCGAGCAATGGGCAGCAAACCAGCCCGTCGTTCCCGGCGCCAGCCAGGACGAAGTGATCGCCGCCTACCGCGCCGACATCGACCGCCTGATGGGCGAAGCGGGTTATCAGGCGGTCGACGTGATCAGCCTGACTCCCGACCACCCCGATCGCGCCACCTTGCGCCAGAAGTTCCTCAGCGAACATACCCACAGCGAAGACGAAGTACGCTTCTTCGTTGCCGGCTCCGGCCAGTTCACCCTGCACCTTGGCGACAAGGTCTACGACATTCTGTGCGAACAAGGCGACTTGATCGGCGTGCCGGATGGTACCCGCCACTGGTTCGACATGGGCGAAGCGCCCTATTTCGTGGCGATCCGCCTGTTCACCAACAAGGAAGGCTGGGTCGCGAATTTCACCGGTGACGAAATCGCCGGCCAGTTCCCGCGCATGCAGTCCTCGAAAAATGCGTAG
- a CDS encoding methylthioribulose 1-phosphate dehydratase — MTQTLPATISASQFEQRADAIIEAARELSVLGWTPATSSNFSMRVDDAHAAITVSGKHKGRLGRDDIMLIDLDGHAVGTNARPSAETALHTQIYRRWPEMQAVLHTHSRTQSVASRLFASDGVIRLQGWELQKAITGYHSHDSLLDIPVFPNTQHMPELVAQVDAWLDAGKPLHAYLIDGHGIYTWGRDMAETQRHLEALEFLLACELDLKQLRTS; from the coding sequence ATGACGCAGACTCTCCCCGCCACGATATCCGCCAGCCAGTTCGAACAGCGCGCCGACGCCATCATCGAAGCGGCGCGCGAACTGTCGGTGCTCGGATGGACACCTGCGACGAGCAGCAACTTCTCGATGCGCGTCGATGACGCCCATGCAGCCATCACCGTCTCGGGCAAGCACAAGGGCAGGCTCGGTCGCGACGACATCATGCTGATCGACCTGGACGGCCACGCCGTGGGCACGAATGCGCGCCCCAGCGCGGAGACCGCGCTGCACACCCAGATCTACCGCCGCTGGCCGGAAATGCAGGCGGTGTTGCATACCCATTCGCGCACGCAGAGCGTGGCCTCGCGCCTGTTCGCCAGTGACGGCGTGATCCGGCTGCAGGGTTGGGAGCTGCAGAAGGCAATTACCGGCTACCACAGCCACGACAGCCTGCTGGATATCCCGGTGTTCCCCAACACGCAGCACATGCCCGAACTGGTGGCGCAAGTCGATGCATGGCTGGACGCCGGCAAACCCCTGCATGCCTACCTGATCGACGGCCACGGTATCTATACCTGGGGCCGCGACATGGCCGAGACCCAGCGGCACCTGGAAGCCCTGGAGTTCCTGCTGGCTTGCGAACTCGACCTGAAACAGCTGAGGACATCATGA
- a CDS encoding high-potential iron-sulfur protein, with translation MSKEQDTESRRRFLKVAAGTAAAAMVVGSLPRFARAADLPAVTDADPTAKALAYVEDATKSTNAKYKKGDDCTNCQFYSGGPTGRGPCQLFPGKSVNAKGWCVSHTKKA, from the coding sequence ATGTCGAAAGAACAAGATACCGAATCGCGTCGCCGATTCCTCAAGGTCGCTGCCGGTACGGCAGCGGCGGCCATGGTGGTCGGTAGCCTGCCACGCTTCGCGCGTGCGGCTGATCTGCCGGCGGTGACCGATGCTGACCCCACCGCGAAGGCGCTGGCGTATGTCGAGGATGCGACCAAGTCGACCAACGCGAAGTACAAGAAGGGCGACGACTGCACCAACTGCCAGTTCTATAGTGGCGGCCCCACCGGTCGTGGTCCGTGCCAGTTGTTCCCGGGCAAGTCGGTGAACGCGAAGGGGTGGTGCGTCTCGCATACGAAGAAGGCCTGA